From the Ascaphus truei isolate aAscTru1 chromosome 15, aAscTru1.hap1, whole genome shotgun sequence genome, one window contains:
- the LOC142466717 gene encoding uncharacterized protein LOC142466717, which translates to MEKMKTEQSCNIPINMTENTSFNQSRQLINNVTAHSKGYILAAATGKDLGESGKSLTWLSDQNAQNRTQTRERPHVCGECGKGFSVLSSLNRHKRTHTGERPYVCGECEKGFSQLSILNAHKRTHTGERPYVCGECGMGFSISSHLIRHKRKHTGERLHVCGECGKGFSEGSNLIRHKRTHTGERPHVCGVCGNGFSNLSHMIRHKRKHTGEKPHVCGECGKGFSRLSHLDTHKRAHTGERPHLCGECGKGFSDLSRLETHTKIHTRERPHICGECGDGFSCLSHLNSHKRTHTGERPHVCGECGKGFSWLSSLNIHKKRHR; encoded by the coding sequence ATGGAAAAGATGaagacagaacaatcttgcaacattccaataaatatgacagaaaatacatctttcaaccagtcaaggcaattaataaacaatgtaactgctcaTTCCAAAGGATATATATTAGCTgctgccacaggaaaagatcttggagaaagtgggaagagtctgacttggttatcagaccagaacgCACAGAACAGAACACAGAccagggagagaccgcatgtatgtggggaatgtgggaagggatttagtgtgttatccagcctgaacagacacaagaggacacacacaggagagagaccgtatgtatgtggggaatgtgagaagggatttagtcagttatccatccTGAAtgcacacaagaggacacacacaggggagagaccgtatgtatgtggggaatgtgggatggGATTTAGTATCTCATCACAcctgatcagacacaagaggaaacacacaggggagagactgcatgtatgcggggaatgtgggaagggatttagtgaagGATCCAAcctgatcagacacaagaggacacacacaggggagagaccgcatgtatgtggggtatGTGGAAATGGATTTAGTAACTTATCCCACATGATCAGACACAAGAggaaacacacaggggagaaaccgcatgtatgtggggaatgtgggaagggatttagtcggttgtCACatctggacacacacaagagggcacacacaggggagagaccgcatttatgtggggaatgtgggaagggatttagtgacttatctaGACTGGAGACACACACGAAGATTCACACAAGGGAGAGACCGcatatatgtggggaatgtggggatGGATTTAGTTGTTTATCACATCTGAActcacacaagaggacacacacaggggagagaccgcatgtatgtggggaatgtgggaagggatttagttggttatccagcctgaacatacacaagaagAGACACAGATGA